The following coding sequences are from one Pusillimonas sp. DMV24BSW_D window:
- a CDS encoding diguanylate cyclase domain-containing protein encodes MVSILQGAVKHFPTDAQRMAKKMPSAQGLQLLYNAVQRLSGTRRIDTGLARVLELLCTHSQWQAAIAWITRPHEKPQFQCAWHETQHGIQALEACFRNGAFSHQDTIPFLVMQQESAVFAATIPQSNHNEANNVVRKLGLHSALGIPLPGRDHVLGVIELLSTDTNEPDASTIALLQTLGSDIGLFLEARQLEGQLQEKNKKLLQTQRIARLASWEIDLLNLKLYGSPDAARVMGLSVDTLPSNLHELLAFIPPEDHDIFNSLLAGAQQRAHPFVTVEHRLCSPGGMRYLMVRAEGQFDHTGRPVRITGTMQDITEQKLANIQATQSEQRWEAAFRNSPVPSIITAIDSGLCLDANDEMCRLLGVDLSEMVGKTTTELMIWPANMPRSAFIEEVKKQGSVRQKEFRALVDGAEHYLLINMERIEFNGHDALYGQWVDITPVKKLEEKLRLTAAAVEHAADALVLIDRQGDIVAVNPAFTAITGYTADQALNQWFMGLLHKPTGRHDKHFFKSAVDTLEDHNQWKGEVWTQRANGNVFPALLTLGAIRSPETNKITHYVGVFSDISRQKEYEDRLRQLALHDELTGLANRTLLIERGNRALLQAERHDGMVAVLFIDLNRFKSVNDAHGHAVGDALLQQVADRLVLCVRASDTVARVGGDEFVILLTDLSQDDDAYQVADKVHLAMVQPFRVEGVDIDVGASVGVARYPHDGVDMTMLLKFADEGLYQAKRAAGRSD; translated from the coding sequence ACCCGGCCACATGAAAAGCCGCAGTTTCAGTGTGCCTGGCATGAAACGCAGCACGGTATACAAGCGCTGGAAGCCTGTTTTCGCAACGGCGCGTTCAGCCACCAGGACACCATTCCATTCTTGGTGATGCAACAAGAAAGCGCAGTTTTCGCAGCAACCATTCCACAAAGCAATCACAACGAAGCAAACAATGTGGTTCGTAAACTGGGCTTGCACTCCGCCCTGGGTATCCCACTGCCTGGGCGTGATCATGTTCTAGGCGTCATCGAGCTGCTGAGCACCGACACAAATGAGCCTGACGCCAGCACAATTGCACTACTGCAAACGTTGGGTAGCGACATTGGTTTGTTTCTGGAGGCCCGCCAGTTGGAGGGGCAATTACAGGAAAAGAATAAAAAATTGTTGCAGACACAACGTATTGCACGCCTGGCTTCCTGGGAAATCGACTTACTTAACTTAAAGCTATACGGCAGCCCCGATGCCGCAAGGGTCATGGGTTTATCGGTCGATACCTTGCCGTCCAATTTGCATGAATTATTGGCCTTCATTCCGCCGGAAGATCATGACATTTTCAATAGCCTGTTGGCCGGCGCACAGCAGCGCGCCCATCCTTTCGTTACCGTAGAGCATCGTTTATGTTCCCCAGGCGGTATGCGTTACCTGATGGTGCGGGCGGAAGGGCAGTTCGATCACACCGGCAGGCCGGTGCGAATCACCGGCACCATGCAAGACATTACCGAACAAAAGCTGGCCAATATACAAGCTACGCAGTCTGAGCAACGCTGGGAGGCCGCGTTTCGAAATAGCCCGGTGCCATCGATTATTACAGCGATCGATTCGGGGCTTTGCCTGGATGCCAACGATGAAATGTGCCGTCTTCTGGGGGTGGATCTGAGTGAAATGGTTGGCAAAACCACGACCGAACTCATGATCTGGCCGGCAAACATGCCGCGTTCCGCTTTTATTGAAGAAGTGAAGAAACAAGGTTCCGTACGCCAAAAGGAGTTCCGGGCGTTGGTCGACGGCGCAGAACACTATCTTCTTATTAATATGGAGCGCATTGAGTTTAACGGCCACGATGCGCTTTACGGTCAATGGGTCGACATCACGCCGGTAAAAAAACTGGAAGAAAAGTTGCGCTTAACGGCTGCGGCAGTCGAGCACGCCGCTGATGCATTGGTGCTTATTGACCGTCAAGGGGATATTGTTGCCGTTAACCCGGCATTTACCGCTATTACCGGTTATACGGCGGACCAAGCGCTAAATCAGTGGTTTATGGGACTGCTACACAAACCCACGGGGCGTCACGATAAACACTTTTTTAAAAGCGCGGTCGATACGCTAGAGGATCACAATCAGTGGAAAGGTGAGGTCTGGACGCAACGGGCTAACGGTAATGTTTTTCCGGCTCTGTTGACTTTAGGAGCGATTCGCAGCCCGGAAACAAACAAAATAACCCATTATGTCGGTGTTTTTTCTGATATTTCACGCCAGAAAGAATACGAAGACCGTCTGCGCCAGCTTGCTTTGCACGATGAGTTAACCGGGCTTGCCAATCGTACATTACTCATCGAACGGGGTAATCGTGCGTTGCTTCAAGCTGAACGGCATGACGGCATGGTAGCTGTGTTGTTTATCGACTTGAACCGTTTCAAATCAGTTAATGACGCGCACGGCCATGCAGTAGGTGATGCACTATTGCAACAAGTGGCAGATCGCCTTGTGTTATGCGTGCGGGCTTCCGACACAGTCGCCCGGGTCGGCGGTGATGAGTTCGTTATTCTACTGACCGATCTTTCACAAGACGACGACGCCTATCAGGTTGCCGATAAAGTGCACCTGGCAATGGTGCAGCCGTTTCGGGTTGAGGGTGTTGATATCGATGTGGGGGCCAGTGTCGGGGTGGCACGCTACCCGCACGACGGCGTCGACATGACAATGCTGCTCAAATTCGCCGATGAGGGTCTATACCAGGCAAAGCGGGCGGCAGGAAGGTCCGACTAA
- a CDS encoding ATP-binding protein, translating to MTNNDTQVGSNPANLLSQIDHPLAVHLLQTEKMAGIGQLAAGVAHEINNPVGYVFSNLKTLAGYMQDMLKIIDATDHVESMGELHQLKKSLDYDYIRQDVPALLRESEEGMDRIKHIISALKYFSHTDDDSFRLADLHQSIESTLTVAGNEIKYRAQVIKQFGVLPPVQFNVSQINQVVMNLLINAAQSIENSGMITLRTDQDGAWVWFEVEDTGCGMTPEIQQRIFEPFYTTKPVGQGTGMGLALSYSIVQKHNGRIDVFSRVGHGTRIRVWLPVHQPNF from the coding sequence ATGACGAATAACGACACGCAAGTCGGCTCGAACCCGGCAAATCTGCTCAGCCAGATTGATCACCCCCTGGCAGTTCATCTATTACAAACCGAGAAAATGGCGGGGATCGGCCAGTTGGCGGCCGGTGTAGCCCATGAAATCAATAATCCGGTGGGTTATGTGTTTTCAAACCTGAAAACCTTGGCCGGTTATATGCAAGACATGCTGAAAATCATTGATGCGACCGATCATGTCGAGTCTATGGGTGAATTGCATCAATTGAAAAAATCCCTGGACTACGACTACATTCGGCAAGATGTGCCGGCATTGTTACGCGAGTCCGAAGAGGGGATGGATCGCATAAAGCACATTATTTCAGCGTTGAAGTATTTTTCCCACACCGACGACGACAGCTTCCGTTTGGCCGACCTTCATCAAAGTATTGAGTCGACGTTAACGGTGGCGGGCAACGAAATTAAATATCGTGCACAAGTGATCAAGCAATTCGGTGTTTTACCGCCCGTACAATTCAATGTGTCGCAAATCAATCAGGTTGTGATGAATTTATTAATCAATGCAGCGCAATCGATTGAAAATTCGGGCATGATTACATTACGTACTGATCAGGACGGCGCCTGGGTGTGGTTCGAAGTTGAAGACACAGGGTGCGGTATGACCCCAGAGATACAGCAGCGCATTTTTGAGCCTTTTTATACAACCAAACCTGTTGGGCAGGGCACCGGTATGGGTTTGGCCCTCTCTTACAGCATTGTTCAAAAACATAATGGCAGAATCGACGTATTCAGTAGAGTGGGGCACGGCACACGTATTCGTGTCTGGTTGCCGGTTCACCAACCCAATTTCTAA
- a CDS encoding HD domain-containing phosphohydrolase: MSDASQSATILIVDDEPNVISSLKRALHAQPFKLLGATNGESALQLLEEEGADLVICDARMPGMDGPTLLRTIESRRPDCMRILLTGYEDIDQTIRAINEGRIFRYISKPWDDRLLLLAIKQALAHQHIERDRNRLQLLTQEQNIALQQVNSELESRVESRTAELMRAAEMLSAANEELKQAYVTATEVFSALLAQRLPRSRQTNKEVIELMRAFCKAQEYSQQLTDDLSMAAALYNLGKLTWNDALIALPPESMDRVQRENYKNYPTTGERLLIALEPAHDAALIIRHHQERWDGAGFPDGLVGNAIPLGARVLKLVVDFVEMKMGMVFARKVPHEEMVEKMPKYAGRLYDPELCAAFIELVKRLEEEKEAESEDVVTHNTSTLRPEMIIARSLHAQNGMLLLKEGTVITERLINKLKDFEENEETQYVIHVLQVLQDEEA, encoded by the coding sequence ATGTCTGACGCCTCACAATCGGCCACTATTTTAATTGTTGATGACGAACCCAATGTCATCAGTAGCCTCAAACGTGCCTTGCACGCACAACCTTTCAAGTTGTTGGGGGCCACCAATGGTGAAAGCGCGTTGCAATTGCTGGAAGAAGAGGGCGCCGACCTGGTCATCTGCGATGCCCGCATGCCGGGCATGGACGGCCCAACTCTGTTGCGCACCATTGAGTCACGCCGGCCCGACTGCATGCGTATTCTTTTAACCGGATATGAAGACATTGACCAAACCATCAGGGCTATTAACGAAGGGCGTATTTTTCGTTATATCAGCAAACCGTGGGATGACCGGCTTTTGTTGCTTGCGATCAAGCAGGCTTTGGCACATCAGCATATAGAACGTGACCGTAATCGCTTGCAACTATTAACGCAAGAACAGAATATAGCTCTCCAGCAAGTAAATAGTGAATTGGAAAGCCGGGTTGAATCGCGAACAGCCGAGCTGATGCGGGCGGCTGAAATGTTGTCGGCCGCCAACGAAGAATTGAAACAAGCCTATGTAACGGCAACCGAGGTTTTCTCTGCACTGTTGGCCCAACGGCTGCCGCGCAGCCGACAAACCAATAAAGAGGTGATTGAATTAATGCGCGCTTTTTGCAAAGCGCAAGAGTATTCCCAACAACTGACCGACGATCTTTCAATGGCCGCCGCGTTATATAACCTGGGCAAACTCACCTGGAACGACGCCCTGATCGCCTTGCCGCCGGAATCTATGGATCGCGTCCAACGCGAGAATTATAAAAACTACCCAACAACGGGTGAGCGCCTGCTGATCGCGCTTGAGCCGGCACATGATGCCGCCCTCATTATCCGGCATCATCAAGAACGCTGGGACGGGGCGGGCTTCCCTGACGGTCTTGTGGGCAATGCAATCCCGCTTGGAGCCCGGGTTCTTAAGTTGGTGGTGGATTTCGTTGAAATGAAAATGGGTATGGTTTTTGCGCGCAAAGTGCCGCATGAGGAAATGGTAGAAAAAATGCCCAAATATGCCGGGCGTTTATATGACCCCGAATTATGCGCGGCGTTTATTGAACTGGTGAAGCGTTTGGAAGAAGAAAAAGAAGCGGAAAGCGAAGACGTTGTGACACACAACACAAGTACGTTGCGGCCTGAGATGATTATTGCGCGCAGTTTGCATGCTCAAAACGGCATGCTGCTTTTAAAGGAAGGTACGGTCATTACGGAAAGGCTTATCAATAAGCTCAAAGACTTCGAAGAGAACGAGGAAACGCAATACGTTATTCATGTCTTGCAGGTACTGCAAGACGAAGAGGCATGA